Proteins from one Streptosporangium becharense genomic window:
- a CDS encoding class II aldolase/adducin family protein: protein MSLSDLQPVPADRLTFRLPEKFETVEQERRHRLERLAAALRLFGRFGFEEGVAGHITVRDPEHTDHFWVNPFGMSFKRIRVSDLILVNHDGQVVEGRYHVNQAAFAIHSMVHQARPDVVAAAHSHSVHGKALSSLGTLLEPLTQDACAFYEDHGLFDDYTGVVVETEEGRRIAQALGSHKAVILRNHGLLTVGDSVDAAAWWFITMERSCQAQLLAKAAGPTVPISHENAKLTHGQIGNDLVGWINFQPLHDQIVATEPNLFD, encoded by the coding sequence ATGAGCCTGTCCGACCTGCAGCCGGTCCCCGCCGATCGGCTCACCTTCCGGCTCCCGGAGAAGTTCGAGACCGTGGAGCAGGAGCGCCGCCACCGTCTGGAACGCCTGGCCGCCGCACTGCGGCTGTTCGGCAGGTTCGGCTTCGAGGAGGGCGTGGCCGGTCACATCACCGTCCGCGACCCCGAGCACACCGACCACTTCTGGGTCAACCCGTTCGGGATGTCCTTCAAGCGGATCAGGGTGAGCGACCTGATCCTCGTCAACCACGACGGCCAGGTGGTCGAGGGCAGGTACCACGTCAACCAGGCCGCGTTCGCGATCCACTCGATGGTCCACCAGGCCCGGCCGGACGTGGTCGCCGCCGCGCACAGCCACTCGGTTCACGGCAAGGCCCTGTCGTCGCTCGGCACCCTGCTGGAGCCGCTCACCCAGGACGCGTGCGCTTTCTACGAGGACCACGGCCTCTTCGACGACTACACCGGCGTGGTCGTGGAGACCGAGGAGGGCCGCCGGATCGCCCAGGCCCTCGGCTCCCACAAGGCCGTCATCCTGCGCAACCACGGACTGCTGACCGTCGGCGACAGCGTCGACGCCGCCGCCTGGTGGTTCATCACGATGGAGCGCTCCTGCCAGGCCCAGCTCCTGGCCAAGGCCGCCGGCCCGACCGTGCCGATCAGCCACGAGAACGCCAAGCTCACCCACGGCCAGATCGGCAACGACCTGGTGGGCTGGATCAACTTCCAGCCCCTCCACGACCAGATCGTCGCCACCGAGCCCAACCTGTTCGACTGA